In the Pseudolabrys taiwanensis genome, one interval contains:
- the ligD gene encoding DNA ligase D, producing the protein MAARSTGELKTYNAKRRFGVTAEPKGKVVRKRGSAFVIQKHDATRLHYDLRLELDGVMKSWAVTRGPSLVPGEKRLAVQVEDHPIEYNKFEGTIPEGEYGGGTVMIWDRGTWLPEADPHRGLKKGHLAFTLDGEKLHGGWHLVRMHRRPNEKRDNWLLIKQHDDAERSARDKDILEEAPLSVVTGRSLDEIAEGAPRRGRKKKTTAKPAAKKPTVKTKKPKTKTAGKKKKKASSRAAVVKPLRKSVKIRDDEPEIEDAPVGVLPDFVEPCLATLADKAPDGDAWVHEIKFDGYRLQARLERGNVKLLTRRGLDWTKKFSLVAQAIAKLPAKTALIDGEVVVEGDYGVSSFSLLQQALSSGDEGRMAFYAFDLLHLDGTDLRPLPLTTRKAALGKLLARVPQRGPLRLSESIDEGGPVLLKRACGMGLEGIISKQAMSGYHSGRGHDWLKTKCSDRQEFVVAGFVPSTADARAIGALVLAFYDGGELHYAGRTGTGFSHEVARDLYRTLNARTTKSCPFGTVPTEERGRRRAIWVEPKMVVEVDFRGWTHGDRVRQASFQGVREDKKATEVVREKKASAARAATAVKRSATAKPRASVKKGRATTAQNDDIVGAVKLTHPDRVYWRDAGVTKRDLADYYVKVWEWMAPHLVGRAVALVRCPDGSDFGQCFFQKHVAAGLTPGLLHLVPEKGKKIISIDRLEGLISLVQAGVLEIHTRGSTIDHLDMADRLVFDLDPGPGTTFADVVAAARDVRERLEGIKLKTFVKTTGGKGLHVVLPIKPTPWDEAKTFTRTVAAAMEADEPERYVSTATKSKRDGRIFIDYLRNSREATAVAPYSTRAREGAPVSVPIDWSELGTLKGANTYTVKNIAQRLSRLRKDPWAGIGKVRQPLPKFK; encoded by the coding sequence ATGGCCGCGCGCAGTACCGGCGAGCTCAAGACCTATAACGCCAAGCGCCGGTTCGGCGTCACCGCCGAACCCAAAGGCAAGGTCGTCCGCAAGCGCGGCAGCGCCTTCGTCATCCAGAAACACGACGCCACGCGTCTGCACTACGACTTGCGGCTCGAACTCGACGGCGTGATGAAAAGCTGGGCCGTGACCCGCGGACCCAGTCTGGTGCCCGGCGAGAAACGGCTTGCGGTTCAGGTTGAAGATCATCCGATCGAATACAACAAGTTCGAAGGCACGATTCCCGAAGGGGAATATGGCGGCGGCACCGTGATGATCTGGGATCGCGGCACGTGGCTGCCGGAAGCCGATCCGCACCGGGGTCTCAAGAAAGGACATCTCGCTTTCACGCTGGACGGCGAGAAGCTGCATGGCGGTTGGCACTTGGTGCGCATGCACCGGCGGCCGAACGAGAAGCGCGACAATTGGCTTCTGATCAAGCAGCACGACGACGCCGAGCGAAGCGCGCGCGACAAGGACATTCTCGAGGAAGCGCCGCTTTCGGTCGTGACCGGCCGCTCGCTCGATGAAATCGCGGAAGGCGCGCCGCGGCGCGGCCGCAAGAAAAAGACCACGGCGAAGCCGGCAGCCAAGAAACCTACCGTGAAGACGAAAAAGCCGAAGACGAAAACGGCCGGGAAAAAGAAGAAGAAAGCCTCAAGCCGCGCGGCCGTCGTCAAGCCGCTGCGCAAGTCGGTCAAAATACGCGACGACGAGCCGGAGATCGAGGACGCCCCGGTCGGCGTCCTGCCGGACTTCGTCGAACCCTGCCTGGCCACACTCGCTGACAAGGCACCCGATGGCGATGCCTGGGTGCATGAGATCAAATTCGACGGCTATCGCCTGCAGGCACGCCTCGAACGCGGCAATGTGAAGCTTCTGACCCGCCGCGGGCTCGACTGGACTAAGAAATTCTCTCTCGTTGCACAAGCAATCGCGAAACTCCCGGCCAAGACAGCGCTGATCGACGGCGAAGTCGTGGTGGAAGGCGACTACGGCGTCTCCAGCTTCTCACTGCTTCAACAAGCGCTCAGCAGCGGCGATGAGGGCCGCATGGCGTTCTACGCTTTCGACCTGCTCCATCTCGACGGAACGGATTTGCGGCCGCTGCCGCTCACCACCCGCAAGGCCGCTCTCGGCAAACTGCTCGCGCGCGTGCCGCAGCGCGGACCGCTACGCCTGAGCGAGTCGATCGACGAAGGCGGGCCGGTGCTGCTCAAGCGCGCCTGCGGCATGGGGCTCGAGGGCATCATCTCAAAACAGGCCATGTCCGGCTATCACTCCGGTCGCGGTCACGACTGGCTGAAGACGAAGTGCTCGGACCGTCAGGAGTTCGTCGTGGCGGGCTTCGTCCCATCCACCGCCGATGCGCGCGCAATCGGCGCCCTCGTGCTAGCCTTCTACGATGGTGGCGAACTGCATTACGCCGGCCGCACCGGCACCGGCTTTTCGCACGAGGTCGCGCGCGATCTGTACCGCACCTTGAATGCGCGGACGACCAAGTCGTGCCCCTTCGGGACTGTCCCGACGGAAGAGCGCGGCCGCCGTCGCGCCATCTGGGTTGAACCGAAGATGGTGGTCGAGGTTGACTTCCGTGGCTGGACCCACGGCGACCGCGTCCGCCAAGCTTCGTTCCAAGGCGTACGCGAAGACAAAAAGGCGACCGAAGTGGTGCGTGAGAAGAAAGCGAGTGCGGCGCGCGCCGCGACGGCGGTCAAGCGCAGCGCGACCGCCAAGCCGCGCGCCAGTGTCAAGAAAGGGCGCGCCACGACGGCCCAGAATGATGACATAGTCGGTGCTGTGAAGCTGACGCATCCCGACCGCGTCTACTGGCGGGATGCCGGCGTCACCAAACGCGACCTCGCCGATTACTACGTCAAAGTGTGGGAGTGGATGGCCCCTCACCTCGTTGGCCGCGCCGTGGCGCTCGTGCGCTGTCCGGACGGCTCCGATTTCGGCCAATGCTTCTTCCAGAAGCATGTGGCAGCTGGCCTGACGCCGGGGCTCCTGCACCTCGTGCCCGAGAAAGGCAAAAAGATCATCTCGATCGATCGCCTCGAAGGGCTCATTTCGCTGGTGCAGGCGGGCGTCCTGGAAATACATACCCGTGGCTCCACCATCGACCATCTCGACATGGCCGACCGCCTCGTTTTCGATCTCGACCCCGGGCCCGGAACGACTTTCGCCGATGTTGTTGCCGCCGCGCGCGACGTGCGCGAGCGCCTGGAAGGCATCAAGCTCAAGACCTTCGTCAAGACGACGGGCGGCAAGGGCCTGCACGTCGTCCTGCCGATCAAGCCGACGCCGTGGGACGAGGCAAAAACCTTCACGCGCACGGTCGCCGCCGCCATGGAAGCGGACGAACCGGAGAGATACGTCTCCACGGCCACCAAGAGCAAACGCGACGGCCGCATCTTCATCGACTACTTGCGCAACTCGCGCGAGGCCACGGCTGTCGCGCCGTATTCGACGCGCGCCCGGGAAGGCGCGCCCGTATCGGTGCCAATCGACTGGTCCGAACTGGGGACCTTGAAGGGTGCCAACACTTACACCGTGAAGAACATCGCGCAGCGGCTATCCCGTTTGCGCAAGGACCCGTGGGCCGGCATCGGCAAGGTCAGGCAGCCGTTGCCGAAGTTCAAATAG
- a CDS encoding Ku protein, whose product MAPRPTWKGFLKLSLVSCSVALYPATSTTERVHFHIFNRKTGNRIRNDVVDVETDEAVPAENRVKGYEFAKGEYLLMEDDELDNVALESTHSIDIAEFVPVEEIDRIYLDESFYLVPEGDVAQEAFAVIREAMRKENLAALAKLVVYRRERLLLLQPRGKGLLATALRYNTEVRDEKDYFDAIPNVKVPADMLKLATHILESKQGRFDPGRFEDRYEQALHELIDAKRAGKKPPVVAAPTPTNVINLMDALRRSAGGKSPKTRQRQQTKAKRPARKKARKAS is encoded by the coding sequence ATGGCGCCGCGGCCGACTTGGAAGGGCTTTCTCAAACTGTCACTGGTGTCCTGCTCCGTCGCCCTCTATCCGGCGACCAGCACCACAGAGCGTGTCCATTTCCACATCTTCAATCGCAAGACCGGCAATCGCATCCGCAACGACGTGGTGGATGTCGAAACCGACGAAGCCGTCCCAGCCGAAAATCGGGTGAAGGGCTACGAGTTCGCCAAGGGCGAATATCTGCTCATGGAGGACGACGAACTCGACAACGTCGCCTTGGAAAGCACGCACAGCATCGACATCGCCGAGTTCGTGCCGGTCGAGGAGATCGACCGCATCTATCTCGATGAATCGTTCTACCTCGTGCCGGAAGGCGATGTCGCGCAGGAAGCCTTCGCGGTCATCCGCGAAGCCATGCGCAAGGAGAATCTCGCCGCGCTGGCCAAGCTCGTGGTGTATCGGCGCGAGCGCCTGCTGCTGCTGCAGCCGCGCGGCAAGGGACTGCTCGCGACCGCCCTGCGCTACAACACCGAAGTGCGCGACGAGAAGGACTATTTCGACGCCATCCCGAACGTCAAAGTGCCGGCGGACATGCTCAAGCTCGCCACCCACATTCTCGAGAGCAAGCAAGGCCGTTTCGATCCTGGCCGGTTCGAGGACCGCTACGAACAGGCCCTGCACGAGCTCATCGATGCCAAGCGCGCCGGCAAGAAGCCGCCTGTCGTAGCGGCGCCGACGCCGACCAATGTCATCAACCTGATGGACGCCCTCCGCCGCAGCGCAGGCGGAAAATCACCAAAAACCCGGCAGCGCCAGCAGACCAAGGCCAAGCGCCCGGCGCGCAAGAAAGCCAGGAAGGCGAGCTGA